The following coding sequences lie in one Paramisgurnus dabryanus chromosome 16, PD_genome_1.1, whole genome shotgun sequence genomic window:
- the cd40lg gene encoding CD40 ligand isoform X1, whose translation MINTFHTSYNPPPVPPRAGYTRPPLPSNTPLVKFLSVMLLLLMMLTFGGFLYLFQKLNVATSTSPQQAAARIAEASHYKRPAAHMYRLKERVPKDGRFPNQQLVWDEEHSLLNAVRSTGDTLIIPHPGLYFIYSHVTFSRSSSSSLKQGIWSKLPNKDNDDVEILKSYCSLNPSKEDLCTASLSGVIRLQEGQQLYVKVTNTSLLNKNSCSFGLFKIQE comes from the exons ATGATAAACACCTTTCACACAAGCTACAATCCTCCGCCGGTGCCTCCACGGGCAGGATACACCAGACCTCCACTGCCAAGCAACACACCTTTAGTCAAGTTTTTATCTGTGATGCTACTACTTCTCATGATGCTGACCTTTGGAGGTTTTCTTTACCTCTTTCAAAAACTCAATGTG GCTACATCAACAAGTCCACAACAAG CAGCGGCTAGGATAGCTGAAGCATCACATTACAAAAGGCCAGCAGCACACATGTATCGTCTGAAAGAACGAGTACCTAAAG ATGGCAGATTTCCAAACCAACAACTTGTTTGGGATGAAGAACATTCACTGCTGAATGCTGTTCGCAGTACAGGGGACACATTGATTATTCCACATCCTGGACTCTACTTTATCTATTCCCACGTCACATTCTCCAGAAGTTCTAGCAGTTCATTGAAGCAGGGCATATGGAGCAAATTACCCAATAAAGACAACGACGACGTTGAGATACTTAAATCTTATTGCAGCTTGAATCCAAGCAAAGAAGATTTATGTACTGCCTCTCTGTCAGGAGTGATTCGTCTTCAGGAAGGACAACAGCTCTATGTTAAAGTAACAAACACATCTTTGCTGAACAAGAACTCGTGCAGTTTTGGATTATTTAAAATACAGGAATGA
- the cd40lg gene encoding CD40 ligand isoform X2 produces MINTFHTSYNPPPVPPRAGYTRPPLPSNTPLVKFLSVMLLLLMMLTFGGFLYLFQKLNVATSTSPQQAARIAEASHYKRPAAHMYRLKERVPKDGRFPNQQLVWDEEHSLLNAVRSTGDTLIIPHPGLYFIYSHVTFSRSSSSSLKQGIWSKLPNKDNDDVEILKSYCSLNPSKEDLCTASLSGVIRLQEGQQLYVKVTNTSLLNKNSCSFGLFKIQE; encoded by the exons ATGATAAACACCTTTCACACAAGCTACAATCCTCCGCCGGTGCCTCCACGGGCAGGATACACCAGACCTCCACTGCCAAGCAACACACCTTTAGTCAAGTTTTTATCTGTGATGCTACTACTTCTCATGATGCTGACCTTTGGAGGTTTTCTTTACCTCTTTCAAAAACTCAATGTG GCTACATCAACAAGTCCACAACAAG CGGCTAGGATAGCTGAAGCATCACATTACAAAAGGCCAGCAGCACACATGTATCGTCTGAAAGAACGAGTACCTAAAG ATGGCAGATTTCCAAACCAACAACTTGTTTGGGATGAAGAACATTCACTGCTGAATGCTGTTCGCAGTACAGGGGACACATTGATTATTCCACATCCTGGACTCTACTTTATCTATTCCCACGTCACATTCTCCAGAAGTTCTAGCAGTTCATTGAAGCAGGGCATATGGAGCAAATTACCCAATAAAGACAACGACGACGTTGAGATACTTAAATCTTATTGCAGCTTGAATCCAAGCAAAGAAGATTTATGTACTGCCTCTCTGTCAGGAGTGATTCGTCTTCAGGAAGGACAACAGCTCTATGTTAAAGTAACAAACACATCTTTGCTGAACAAGAACTCGTGCAGTTTTGGATTATTTAAAATACAGGAATGA